One part of the Streptomyces sp. NBC_00286 genome encodes these proteins:
- a CDS encoding non-ribosomal peptide synthetase/type I polyketide synthase, producing the protein MERVRGQALCPGPEPEYTEDDPRNAVQALLRAADRASGAAVITVAPDGATTAQSYPELLLRARRLLTGLREHGLRSGDAVVLCGLPLAEFFPAFWACVLGGFRPVTIAEQPAPGSPTLERLLHACELLDQPLVLSDAGGAAVLAQAAPKVRVAVAQACLSAPPAEDHTEPASSDTALLMLSSGSTGVPKAAQLTHAGLADFAASSRRILDVHPDDTMVNWLPVDHSGAFLLYHLLAVFADCTNVHAPTELVLAEPLRWLDLLAEHEAQHGWAPTFAYQLVADALAEGPNSYWDLGSLKSLVCGGEQIALPVLRRFLDATAAYGIRDGHIVPVWGMAETVTAVTYGRLDRPGTVQRLLKSSLSGDLVRVGEQTPEDECVTFVAAGSPAHGVTLRIVDDRGEPVSESRIGRLQVHSPARLTPGYVNNPEADAAAFPAGRDWLDTGDLAFLDGDQVVITGRRKDVIVLNGHNVYCHEVEEAATVVGGVRQGEVAACGIPNPDSGTEELAVFFVSRGADDDARIAREVKAALFTRLRLTAAHVLPVPQDEFPRTPAGKVRRTELRDRLIDGDFRTSAPPPAAADPDEMARAVREEIAALLGRQVDAHIPFYELGLTSLLLVRLQASLEQRLATEIAQTAFFEHPTAAALAAHLADATEARTETAATDTDSAESIDQRIAVIGLSLRFPGADSVERFWANLRDGVDSVRVFVGEELAAAGLSPEQQRAPELVPVAGVLDGVDEFDPEFFGMSPKETGLTHPAHRLFLECCHQALEDGGYAAAEPGISIGVFAGSGMNLYDHQQPSATGAAHGETDPATGIQTTVGQQPDFLASRVAYRLGLTGPAIGIQTACSTSLVAMHLAAQALLNGDADLALAGAAAVHLPQETGYLSHPGSILSPTGRLRAFDAEADGTVGGNGVAAVLLKRLDRALADGDTVHAVILGSAVNNDGAGKVGFSAPGVAGQAEVVRQALRRAAVPADTISYVEAHGTGTRLGDPVELEALSRALGEGTRRTAFCTVGSVKPSIGHLDSCAGMAGLIKTVLMLRHRTLVPTLHLTRPNPELRLAGGPLVLGTELRPWPTPDGAPRRAGVSALGVGGTNAHVILEEPPKPPPISAAVPELPVLVPVSARDEQALGELTGRLRDRLRQRPELAAADVAVTMALGRPHRTARTAAVGQTAAELARALEEQPTPPGPQEPLGRLAFAFSGQGSARPGMARGLYAAYPAARHTLDRCEEIYNAEFGGTLLPLLLDEVDGPDGSWAGSEVWPTETAQAALFAHQSALAEVWCAAGVRPALLLGHSVGEYAALYAAGAFALEDGLRLTAWRGRLMHTECPPGGMLAIRADQADARRIAQAAGAELAAVNGPRAQVISGSPRAVEEAARLLDQEGLRWRAMPVDRAFHTSAVEPALGEFRAHAERVAYGPLRVPLVTAADGEPRPAGWTVDADYLYRQARQPVRFDLAMAAAAEQGCEDFLEIGAGDTLTGLGRHCVPGSRWLSGQGRGTREADQVRGLLTALGSLYCRGAELEWRALNGGGGRVPLPGHPLRRRRVAPQATPPAQAHGQQLQRPAAPAESAVSGELVDVVRALAAHKLGHAGADVAPDSSFFELGADSLSLMSMTTEIEHRYGVRIPVRELFSSADTPRKLAEHLTRLRGAAVPTPAETDAGAAGAGTRTVEQRQETDAQQPRQEPAPATAQGTAAAPGATPDTPPELHELFGQQLKLAEQLVDQVTGVISRQLDVLASADPPPAESRAALSRTPIPAPTPASPPTRTPAPAPRPVPAVPEPMSAVPTAGCDFSLYFFGDYPEDGDRDKYALIMEASDFADRHGFHALWFPERHFNSFGALFPNPSVLAAALAARTSRIRLHAGSVVLPLHHPVRVAEEWSVVDNISGGRAGLCFASGWHATDFALAPEHFGRHREVMYEQLATVRQLWSGQTLATTAGDGEPVEIRLHPRPIQQQLPMYAAVVGNPDSYRRAAAEDLGVVTNLMTQSVEQLAQNIALYRRTRAEHGLDPAAGRVVVLVHTYLEDDAARARAEAYRPFVSYLRSSLSLFDQVTNSLGFEVDLDNAPEEDVEFLLGRAYERYCDSRALIGDEHTAAETVRRLVDAGADEIACFVDFGVPQEKVLASLPVLDRVHHRERTGAEEQTASLQKRLPLSPAQRRIWFLEQLHPGTSMYHEPKAIRLDGPLNVPALQWALQRIADRHPALRTVFGDTDGVPYQEIRDRIGLECPVDDHTGATEEEALRAALGSEGRRILDLGTGPLVTARLLRLSAERHLLFLLAHHIVFDSSSTAVLTRDLAAYYGSWPHGAPALPTLSEAPPADQPESAALAASLDFWRRELGDAPELSLPTDRPRPPVRSGAGASLTHALDAELVGRLRTFAAGHRATLFMTLTSAIAAALGRFSGQQDVVLGTAVAARPADAQHHVGLFLDTVALRLDLADDPDFLTLLHRVRERSTTAYEHQGVPFDELVAALNPRRDPGRNPLFQVMVEYENEADVDFDPPRLTATLLDMPSARAPFDLSVYLTHHRDGVRFMVEYDTALFDESTVRRFVDYVEQVLRRALDTPGARLRELTAVTDGDRTALARLGHRDKPLPDAENTLHGLFEQQVQRTPDAVALMSGEKHVSYRELDTRSNRLARQLRTRGAARGERVAVLLPRGPELITALLGVLKSGAAYLPLDPSAPSPRIAALLDDGAPVLLLTSDAVLARHPELAAQLPVQLVDEVDDNVAAGSPDDGARPGDPAYCIYTSGSTGRPKGVVVPHRGPANLVRGHLKRHPALRTLQWTSPAFDVSVQEIFTTLAAGAAIVLIDDEVRHDPAAVAEVVRRHEVQRIFMPCTPLKYLIETGPEFPSLRELFSAGEALQLTDAFREFLAAHPKCALYNQYGPTETSVIVTSHRVDPRGEEWPPIGAPVPGAQILLLDGTGQEVPMGAVGEIHVGGIPVAYGYHARPAETAAAFLDDGSGSVLYRTGDLGRWRTDGTLQYCGRADDQVKIRGHRVEPAEVQRALTALPGVRDAAVVPRRDRHGEAELVAYVVPVTSADDLRGQRAALSAELPEHLVPSRWVCLERLPVNVSGKLDRDRLPEPAPDDAAGEADAEPATRLEKSLHELWCDELDAPRVPVTRSFFEFGGHSLSAIRLLNRMANELDVEMSMADFFRDPTIRGVAAHRERSTPTDRVVATVPMTAILRRLWHRHHERENPSVYNIAHRIDLQGELDPGILAHALEELVARHHALRSRMARRDGQYLVEVLAEVPVELPVTDLSAHADDAASVKQWCQDHASRAFAMDNAPLFRFRLAQLSPDRWVLVTVFHHAVCDGWSMGLIWRDLQELYNARRDGTDAQLAPVAQFTDCAQAEARLGGERRAQLEQFWTTELGGATLRPELPYDRPRPETLSGRGALHSWVIDGDTPGRIKDTATRLGTTPYTVLAAAFATWAAGLCGEHEDVVLAASSSNRMRPERSDVVGLLGDAILLRARLGEAGTFADLVTQLGSTLFTALDHQELPLRDVIELVAPDIGDSLFPTVLFTVVTTPPPTLDLRSVSASVHSLPVHGVSRNELYVVLVPTDDAITVTFEYSTDLFAHTTIEAWGRAAFTELLEDATEAPDHPLETLIVPLLRLARDKPPA; encoded by the coding sequence ATGGAACGCGTACGGGGGCAAGCTCTCTGCCCGGGACCTGAGCCGGAGTACACCGAGGACGATCCACGCAACGCCGTGCAGGCGCTACTGCGGGCCGCGGACCGCGCCTCCGGTGCCGCTGTCATCACCGTCGCTCCGGACGGTGCCACGACCGCGCAGTCGTATCCCGAACTGCTGTTACGGGCCAGGCGTCTACTCACGGGGCTGCGGGAGCACGGGCTGCGCAGCGGCGACGCGGTGGTGCTGTGCGGGCTGCCGCTGGCCGAGTTCTTCCCCGCCTTCTGGGCCTGCGTGCTCGGCGGCTTCCGGCCCGTGACCATCGCGGAGCAGCCCGCGCCGGGCTCGCCGACGCTGGAACGCCTGCTGCACGCCTGTGAGTTGCTGGACCAGCCGCTGGTGCTCAGCGACGCGGGTGGTGCGGCGGTGCTGGCGCAGGCTGCTCCCAAGGTGCGGGTAGCGGTCGCGCAGGCCTGCCTGAGCGCGCCGCCCGCGGAGGACCACACCGAGCCGGCCAGTTCGGACACCGCCCTGCTGATGCTGTCCTCCGGCAGCACCGGTGTGCCCAAGGCCGCGCAGCTGACCCACGCCGGTCTGGCGGACTTCGCCGCGAGCAGCCGACGCATCCTCGACGTGCACCCCGACGACACCATGGTGAACTGGCTGCCGGTCGACCACAGCGGCGCGTTCCTGCTCTACCACCTGCTCGCGGTCTTCGCGGACTGCACCAACGTCCACGCACCCACCGAACTGGTCCTGGCCGAACCGCTGCGCTGGCTCGACCTTCTCGCCGAGCACGAGGCGCAGCACGGTTGGGCGCCGACCTTCGCCTACCAGCTCGTCGCGGACGCGCTCGCCGAGGGGCCGAACAGCTACTGGGACCTCGGCAGCCTCAAGTCCCTGGTCTGCGGCGGCGAGCAGATCGCGTTGCCTGTGCTGCGTCGCTTCCTCGACGCGACGGCCGCGTACGGAATCCGGGATGGACACATCGTGCCGGTTTGGGGGATGGCCGAGACGGTCACGGCGGTCACCTATGGCCGGCTCGACCGGCCGGGCACCGTACAACGGCTGCTCAAGAGCAGCCTGAGCGGCGACTTGGTACGGGTCGGCGAACAGACTCCGGAGGACGAGTGTGTCACCTTCGTCGCGGCCGGCTCGCCCGCGCACGGCGTCACCCTGCGCATCGTCGACGACCGTGGAGAACCGGTGTCCGAGAGCAGGATCGGCCGACTCCAGGTGCACTCGCCCGCCCGCCTCACCCCGGGCTATGTGAACAACCCGGAGGCGGACGCGGCGGCCTTCCCCGCCGGACGGGACTGGCTGGACACGGGTGACCTGGCCTTCCTCGACGGCGACCAGGTCGTGATCACCGGTCGGCGCAAGGACGTGATCGTGCTCAACGGGCACAACGTCTACTGCCACGAGGTCGAGGAGGCCGCCACAGTCGTCGGGGGCGTACGGCAGGGGGAGGTCGCCGCGTGCGGGATTCCCAACCCGGACAGCGGCACGGAGGAGCTCGCTGTGTTCTTCGTGAGCCGCGGTGCCGACGACGACGCGCGCATCGCACGGGAGGTAAAGGCGGCGCTGTTCACCCGGCTCCGGCTCACCGCCGCACACGTCCTGCCCGTCCCCCAGGATGAGTTCCCGAGGACTCCGGCGGGGAAGGTGCGTCGTACCGAACTCCGGGACCGCCTGATCGACGGCGACTTCCGGACAAGCGCCCCCCCGCCCGCCGCCGCGGACCCCGACGAGATGGCGCGCGCGGTGCGGGAGGAGATCGCCGCCCTGCTCGGGCGCCAGGTGGACGCGCACATACCGTTCTACGAACTTGGCCTGACCTCGCTGCTCCTCGTACGCCTGCAGGCCAGCCTCGAACAGCGGCTCGCCACGGAGATCGCCCAGACCGCGTTCTTCGAACACCCCACGGCCGCCGCTCTCGCCGCGCATTTGGCCGACGCCACCGAGGCACGGACCGAAACCGCGGCCACCGACACCGACTCGGCGGAGTCAATCGATCAGCGCATCGCGGTCATCGGACTGTCGCTGCGCTTCCCGGGCGCGGACTCCGTGGAGCGGTTCTGGGCCAACCTGCGCGACGGTGTGGACAGCGTCAGGGTCTTCGTCGGGGAGGAGCTCGCGGCTGCGGGGCTGTCCCCGGAGCAGCAGCGGGCGCCCGAACTGGTGCCTGTCGCCGGAGTCCTCGACGGCGTTGACGAGTTCGACCCGGAGTTCTTCGGGATGAGCCCCAAGGAGACCGGACTTACGCATCCCGCGCACCGGCTGTTCCTGGAGTGCTGCCATCAGGCGCTCGAGGACGGCGGCTACGCGGCGGCCGAACCGGGCATCAGCATCGGGGTGTTCGCGGGTTCGGGCATGAACCTCTACGACCATCAGCAGCCGTCGGCGACCGGCGCCGCCCACGGAGAGACGGATCCCGCCACCGGCATCCAGACCACCGTCGGGCAGCAGCCGGACTTCCTTGCGTCCCGCGTCGCTTACCGGCTCGGACTCACCGGCCCCGCCATCGGCATACAGACGGCCTGCTCCACCTCGCTGGTCGCCATGCACCTCGCGGCCCAAGCGCTGCTGAACGGCGACGCAGACCTAGCGCTTGCAGGCGCCGCGGCCGTGCACCTCCCGCAAGAGACCGGCTACCTCAGCCACCCAGGGTCCATCCTGTCGCCCACCGGTCGTCTTCGGGCCTTCGACGCGGAGGCCGACGGCACCGTCGGTGGCAACGGCGTGGCCGCCGTTCTGCTCAAGAGACTCGACCGGGCGCTGGCCGACGGCGACACCGTGCACGCGGTGATCCTGGGCTCCGCGGTGAACAACGACGGCGCGGGCAAGGTCGGCTTCAGCGCACCCGGTGTCGCGGGGCAGGCCGAGGTCGTACGCCAGGCGCTGCGCAGAGCGGCCGTCCCCGCCGACACGATCTCATACGTGGAAGCACACGGGACCGGCACCCGGCTCGGCGATCCGGTGGAACTGGAAGCACTGAGCAGGGCTCTAGGCGAGGGCACACGGCGCACCGCATTCTGCACCGTCGGCTCGGTGAAACCGAGCATCGGGCACCTCGACAGCTGCGCCGGAATGGCCGGGCTGATCAAGACGGTCCTCATGCTGCGCCACCGCACGCTGGTGCCGACGCTGCACCTCACCCGCCCCAACCCCGAACTCCGCCTGGCAGGCGGCCCGTTGGTGCTGGGCACCGAGCTGCGGCCGTGGCCGACCCCGGATGGTGCGCCGCGCCGCGCCGGGGTCAGCGCACTCGGCGTCGGCGGCACCAACGCCCATGTGATACTCGAGGAGCCTCCCAAGCCGCCCCCGATCTCGGCGGCCGTACCGGAACTGCCCGTACTGGTCCCGGTGTCGGCCCGGGACGAACAAGCCCTGGGCGAACTGACCGGCCGACTCCGTGACCGGTTGCGGCAGCGGCCGGAACTCGCGGCCGCGGACGTCGCGGTCACCATGGCGCTCGGCAGGCCGCACCGCACGGCGCGGACCGCGGCCGTCGGCCAGACGGCCGCGGAGCTCGCCCGCGCGCTGGAGGAGCAGCCCACACCCCCCGGTCCGCAGGAACCGCTCGGACGGCTCGCGTTCGCCTTCTCCGGACAGGGCAGCGCCCGCCCCGGCATGGCACGCGGCCTCTACGCGGCGTATCCCGCGGCCCGGCACACCCTCGACCGATGCGAGGAGATCTACAACGCCGAGTTCGGCGGCACTCTCCTCCCGCTCCTGCTGGACGAGGTGGATGGGCCGGACGGGTCCTGGGCCGGTAGCGAGGTCTGGCCCACCGAAACGGCCCAGGCCGCGCTTTTCGCCCATCAGTCGGCGCTCGCCGAGGTGTGGTGCGCCGCCGGGGTCCGCCCCGCACTGCTGCTCGGTCACAGCGTCGGCGAGTACGCGGCCCTGTACGCGGCCGGTGCCTTCGCGCTCGAGGACGGTCTGCGGCTCACCGCGTGGCGCGGACGGCTGATGCACACGGAATGCCCGCCCGGCGGCATGCTCGCCATCCGCGCCGACCAGGCCGATGCGCGGCGCATCGCGCAGGCTGCAGGGGCCGAACTGGCTGCGGTCAACGGGCCGCGCGCTCAGGTGATCTCCGGCTCGCCGAGGGCCGTCGAGGAGGCGGCGCGCCTGCTCGACCAGGAAGGGCTGCGGTGGCGGGCGATGCCCGTCGACCGGGCGTTCCACACATCCGCGGTCGAACCGGCGCTGGGTGAGTTCCGCGCCCACGCCGAGCGGGTGGCGTACGGCCCGCTGCGCGTCCCCTTGGTGACGGCGGCCGACGGCGAGCCGCGCCCCGCGGGCTGGACCGTCGACGCGGACTACCTTTATCGCCAGGCGCGGCAGCCGGTCCGCTTCGACCTGGCCATGGCCGCCGCGGCGGAGCAGGGCTGCGAGGACTTCCTGGAGATCGGCGCCGGGGACACCCTGACCGGCCTGGGCCGACACTGCGTGCCCGGGAGCCGCTGGCTGAGCGGACAGGGCCGGGGCACCCGGGAAGCCGACCAGGTGCGGGGTCTCCTGACAGCGCTGGGCTCGCTGTACTGCAGGGGGGCTGAGCTGGAGTGGCGTGCGCTCAACGGCGGCGGGGGCAGGGTGCCGCTGCCGGGGCATCCCCTGCGGCGTCGCCGGGTGGCACCCCAGGCCACCCCGCCGGCCCAGGCTCACGGGCAGCAGCTGCAACGACCGGCTGCCCCGGCGGAGTCCGCTGTTTCCGGCGAACTGGTCGATGTCGTACGGGCGTTGGCGGCACATAAGCTCGGCCACGCGGGGGCGGACGTCGCGCCCGACAGCTCATTCTTCGAGCTGGGCGCGGACTCGCTCTCCTTGATGAGTATGACGACGGAGATCGAACACCGGTACGGCGTACGCATCCCGGTCCGGGAACTGTTCTCCTCGGCCGACACCCCGCGCAAGCTAGCCGAACACCTGACACGACTGCGTGGCGCCGCGGTCCCGACACCGGCCGAGACCGATGCCGGGGCGGCCGGGGCCGGGACCAGGACCGTGGAGCAGCGCCAGGAGACGGACGCGCAGCAGCCGCGCCAGGAACCGGCACCGGCCACGGCCCAGGGGACGGCGGCGGCACCGGGGGCGACCCCGGACACACCCCCGGAGCTCCACGAGCTTTTCGGGCAGCAGCTTAAGCTGGCGGAGCAGCTCGTCGACCAGGTGACCGGGGTCATCTCCCGCCAACTCGACGTGCTCGCATCCGCGGACCCGCCGCCCGCCGAGAGCCGGGCAGCCCTGTCTCGTACGCCGATACCGGCCCCAACACCGGCCTCGCCGCCGACCCGCACGCCAGCCCCAGCCCCTCGCCCCGTACCGGCGGTGCCCGAACCCATGTCGGCTGTGCCTACCGCCGGGTGTGACTTCAGCCTGTATTTCTTCGGGGACTATCCGGAGGACGGCGACCGCGACAAGTACGCGCTGATCATGGAGGCTTCGGACTTCGCCGACCGGCACGGGTTCCACGCCCTATGGTTTCCGGAGCGCCACTTCAACTCCTTCGGCGCGCTCTTCCCCAACCCGTCCGTGCTCGCAGCCGCGCTCGCGGCCCGGACCAGCCGCATCCGGCTTCACGCGGGTTCCGTCGTGCTGCCGCTGCATCACCCGGTCCGGGTCGCCGAGGAGTGGTCAGTCGTCGACAACATCTCCGGCGGCCGGGCGGGCCTGTGCTTCGCGAGCGGCTGGCACGCAACCGACTTCGCGCTCGCCCCCGAACACTTCGGCCGACACCGCGAGGTGATGTACGAGCAGTTGGCGACCGTACGGCAGCTCTGGTCGGGGCAGACCCTCGCGACGACCGCGGGCGACGGCGAACCCGTCGAGATACGGTTGCACCCCCGCCCCATACAGCAGCAACTCCCCATGTACGCGGCCGTGGTGGGCAACCCGGACAGCTACCGCCGGGCGGCCGCCGAGGATCTGGGCGTGGTCACCAACCTGATGACACAGAGCGTCGAGCAGCTGGCGCAGAACATCGCGCTGTACCGGCGCACCCGCGCCGAGCACGGACTCGATCCGGCGGCGGGCCGCGTCGTGGTGCTGGTGCACACGTACCTGGAAGACGACGCGGCCCGTGCACGGGCCGAGGCCTACCGGCCGTTCGTGTCGTATCTGCGCTCCTCGCTGTCTCTCTTCGACCAGGTCACCAACAGCCTCGGGTTCGAGGTCGACCTGGACAACGCACCTGAGGAGGACGTGGAGTTCCTGCTCGGGCGCGCCTACGAGCGTTACTGCGACTCGCGCGCCCTGATCGGCGACGAGCACACCGCCGCCGAGACAGTGCGCCGCCTAGTGGATGCAGGAGCGGACGAGATCGCCTGCTTCGTTGACTTCGGCGTTCCGCAGGAGAAGGTCCTCGCGTCGCTGCCGGTGCTCGACCGGGTCCACCACCGCGAGCGGACGGGGGCCGAGGAGCAGACGGCGTCCCTCCAGAAGCGGCTGCCGCTGTCGCCTGCGCAGCGCCGCATCTGGTTCCTGGAGCAGTTGCACCCGGGGACGAGCATGTACCACGAACCCAAAGCGATCCGTCTGGACGGCCCGCTGAACGTTCCGGCGCTGCAGTGGGCGCTGCAGCGGATCGCGGACCGGCATCCGGCGCTGCGCACAGTGTTCGGGGACACCGATGGAGTGCCCTACCAGGAGATACGTGACCGGATAGGGCTCGAGTGCCCTGTCGACGACCACACTGGGGCGACGGAGGAGGAGGCGCTGCGCGCCGCTCTCGGGTCCGAGGGGCGCCGGATTCTCGACCTGGGCACCGGGCCGCTAGTCACGGCCCGGCTGCTGCGCCTGTCGGCGGAGCGCCATTTACTCTTCCTGCTGGCCCACCACATCGTCTTCGACTCCTCCTCCACGGCGGTGCTGACGCGCGACCTGGCCGCTTACTACGGCTCTTGGCCGCACGGCGCACCGGCACTGCCGACCCTGAGCGAGGCGCCCCCGGCCGACCAGCCGGAGTCCGCCGCGCTGGCCGCCTCCCTCGACTTCTGGCGGCGTGAGCTCGGCGACGCCCCCGAGCTCTCCCTGCCGACCGACCGGCCCCGCCCGCCGGTCAGGTCCGGAGCCGGAGCGAGCCTCACCCACGCGCTGGACGCCGAACTCGTCGGCCGTCTACGCACGTTCGCCGCCGGACACCGCGCGACCCTCTTCATGACGTTGACCAGTGCCATCGCAGCGGCGCTCGGCCGGTTCAGCGGGCAGCAGGACGTGGTCCTCGGCACCGCGGTCGCCGCCCGCCCGGCTGACGCCCAGCACCACGTGGGCCTGTTCCTGGATACCGTGGCTCTGCGCCTGGACCTCGCCGACGACCCGGACTTCCTGACCCTGCTGCACCGGGTGCGGGAGAGAAGCACCACCGCGTACGAGCACCAGGGCGTGCCCTTCGACGAGCTGGTGGCCGCGCTGAACCCGCGGCGCGACCCGGGGCGCAACCCGCTCTTCCAGGTGATGGTGGAGTACGAGAACGAGGCCGACGTGGACTTCGACCCGCCCCGGCTGACGGCCACCCTGCTGGACATGCCGAGCGCACGCGCCCCGTTTGACCTCAGCGTGTATCTGACGCACCACCGGGACGGCGTGCGGTTCATGGTCGAGTACGACACAGCCCTCTTCGACGAGAGCACCGTGCGCCGTTTCGTGGACTACGTGGAGCAGGTGCTGCGCCGCGCTCTCGACACTCCAGGTGCGCGATTGAGGGAACTGACCGCCGTCACCGACGGCGACCGGACGGCCCTGGCGCGGCTGGGACACCGGGATAAGCCGCTGCCGGATGCCGAGAACACCCTGCACGGGCTGTTCGAGCAGCAGGTGCAGCGGACTCCGGACGCCGTCGCCCTGATGAGCGGTGAAAAGCATGTCAGCTACCGGGAGTTGGACACACGTTCCAACAGGCTCGCCCGGCAGCTGCGCACCCGGGGTGCGGCACGCGGGGAGCGCGTGGCGGTGCTGCTCCCGCGCGGCCCGGAACTGATCACTGCCCTGCTAGGGGTGCTCAAGAGCGGGGCCGCGTATCTGCCCCTCGATCCCTCCGCCCCCTCCCCGCGGATCGCCGCGCTCCTTGACGACGGCGCGCCGGTCCTGCTGCTGACCTCCGACGCCGTGCTCGCACGGCACCCGGAGCTGGCGGCACAGCTGCCCGTGCAGCTGGTGGATGAGGTGGACGACAACGTTGCGGCAGGTTCTCCGGACGACGGGGCCCGGCCCGGAGACCCCGCGTACTGCATCTACACCTCGGGCTCGACCGGCCGCCCCAAGGGAGTCGTCGTGCCCCATCGGGGACCGGCCAACCTGGTTCGCGGGCACCTGAAGCGGCACCCGGCCCTGCGAACCCTGCAGTGGACCTCGCCCGCCTTCGATGTCAGCGTGCAGGAGATCTTCACCACGCTGGCCGCCGGAGCCGCGATCGTGCTGATCGACGACGAGGTGCGGCACGACCCCGCGGCCGTCGCGGAGGTGGTGCGCCGCCACGAGGTGCAGCGGATATTCATGCCGTGCACCCCCCTGAAGTACCTGATCGAAACCGGACCCGAATTCCCGTCCCTGCGGGAGCTGTTCTCGGCGGGCGAGGCGCTCCAGCTCACCGACGCCTTCCGCGAGTTCCTCGCCGCGCACCCCAAGTGCGCTCTGTATAACCAGTACGGGCCTACGGAGACCTCCGTCATCGTCACCTCGCACCGCGTCGATCCACGCGGCGAGGAGTGGCCGCCGATCGGCGCCCCGGTGCCGGGGGCGCAGATCCTGCTCCTGGACGGCACCGGACAGGAGGTGCCGATGGGAGCCGTCGGTGAGATCCACGTGGGCGGCATTCCGGTCGCGTATGGCTACCACGCACGGCCCGCGGAGACGGCCGCTGCCTTCCTCGACGACGGTTCAGGATCCGTGCTGTACCGGACGGGGGACCTGGGGCGCTGGCGTACGGACGGCACGCTGCAGTACTGCGGCCGCGCCGACGACCAGGTCAAGATCCGGGGGCACCGGGTCGAACCAGCCGAGGTCCAGAGGGCGTTGACCGCGCTCCCCGGGGTCCGTGACGCGGCCGTAGTACCCCGCCGCGACCGGCACGGTGAAGCCGAACTCGTCGCCTACGTGGTGCCCGTGACCTCGGCGGACGACCTGCGCGGGCAGCGTGCCGCGCTGTCCGCGGAACTCCCCGAGCACCTGGTGCCGAGCCGCTGGGTGTGCCTGGAGCGGCTGCCGGTGAACGTCTCCGGCAAGCTGGACCGGGACCGGCTGCCCGAGCCCGCGCCCGACGACGCGGCAGGGGAGGCCGACGCGGAGCCAGCCACCAGGCTGGAGAAGTCCCTGCACGAGCTGTGGTGCGACGAACTCGATGCGCCCAGGGTGCCGGTGACCCGGTCCTTCTTCGAATTCGGCGGCCACTCCCTGAGCGCGATCCGACTGCTGAACCGGATGGCGAACGAGCTGGACGTCGAGATGTCCATGGCCGACTTCTTCCGCGATCCAACCATCCGGGGCGTCGCGGCACACCGCGAACGGTCTACGCCGACGGACCGGGTGGTGGCCACCGTGCCGATGACCGCCATCCTGCGCAGGCTTTGGCACCGCCACCACGAGCGTGAGAACCCCAGCGTCTACAACATTGCCCACCGGATCGACCTGCAGGGAGAACTGGACCCCGGAATCCTTGCCCATGCCCTGGAGGAACTGGTGGCCCGCCATCACGCACTGCGCAGCAGGATGGCACGGCGCGACGGGCAATATCTGGTCGAGGTCCTGGCAGAAGTACCCGTAGAGCTGCCGGTCACCGACCTGTCCGCACACGCCGACGACGCCGCATCCGTCAAGCAGTGGTGCCAGGATCATGCGTCCCGCGCTTTCGCCATGGACAACGCACCGTTGTTCCGCTTCCGGCTAGCACAGCTCAGCCCGGACCGCTGGGTGCTGGTGACGGTGTTCCACCACGCGGTCTGCGACGGCTGGTCCATGGGCCTCATCTGGCGCGACCTGCAGGAGCTCTACAACGCCCGGCGCGACGGCACGGACGCCCAACTCGCACCAGTCGCCCAGTTCACGGACTGTGCGCAGGCGGAAGCCCGACTGGGCGGCGAGCGCAGGGCGCAGCTCGAACAGTTCTGGACCACCGAACTCGGCGGGGCGACCCTGCGCCCGGAACTGCCCTACGACCGGCCTCGGCCCGAGACGCTGTCCGGCCGCGGCGCACTGCACTCCTGGGTCATCGACGGCGACACGCCCGGTCGAATCAAGGACACCGCGACCCGCCTGGGCACAACCCCGTACACCGTGCTGGCCGCAGCGTTCGCCACGTGGGCGGCCGGACTGTGCGGCGAGCACGAGGACGTGGTGCTGGCCGCGTCCAGCTCGAACCGCATGCGTCCCGAACGGTCGGACGTGGTGGGACTGCTGGGCGACGCCATCCTGCTGCGCGCCCGGCTCGGCGAGGCTGGAACCTTCGCCGACCTCGTGACGCAGTTGGGCTCGACGCTCTTCACCGCGCTCGACCACCAGGAGCTGCCGCTGAGGGATGTGATCGAGCTGGTCGCGCCCGACATCGGCGACTCACTGTTCCCAACCGTGCTGTTCACCGTGGTCACCACACCACCGCCCACCCTGGACCTGCGGTCGGTTTCGGCCTCGGTGCACAGCCTCCCCGTGCACGGGGTATCGCGGAACGAGCTCTACGTCGTCCTGGTACCGACAGACGACGCCATCACCGTCACCTTCGAGTACTCCACGGACCTGTTCGCCCATACAACAATCGAGGCATGGGGCAGGGCGGCCTTCACCGAACTCCTGGAGGACGCCACAGAGGCCCCTGATCACCCGCTGGAGACCCTGATCGTCCCCCTGCTCCGGCTCGCTCGGGACAAGCCTCCGGCCTGA